In Ornithorhynchus anatinus isolate Pmale09 chromosome 17, mOrnAna1.pri.v4, whole genome shotgun sequence, the following proteins share a genomic window:
- the OVCA2 gene encoding esterase OVCA2 yields the protein MAEARRPLRLLGLAGFRQSQRAFREKTGALRKALRGRAHLVCLAGPHAVPQPQPGPQPPEEEPRGWWFSEPEEAAFSALEEPAACRGLEEALEAVREALEQHGPFDGLLGFSQGAALVALVCALGQAGDPRFPPPRFAILVSGFRPRGPRPAPPLLRAPVELPSLHVLGEADRVIPARESRELAACFPGAVTLVHPGGHFVPAAAPQRQVYLNFLDQFVD from the exons ATGGCGGAGGCCCGCAGGCCCCTGCGGCTCCTGGGCCTGGCCGGCTTCCGCCAGAGCCAGCGCGCCTTCAGGGAGAAGACGGGGGCGCTGAGGAAAGCCCTGCGGGGCCGCGCCCACCTCGTCTGCCTCGCCGGCCCGCACGCCGTCCCGCAGCCCCAGCCGG GTCCCCAGCCGCCGGAAGAGGAGCCACGCGGCTGGTGGTTCTCGGAGCCGGAGGAGGCCGCGTTTTCGGCGCTGGAGGAGCCAGCGGCCTGCCGGGGCCTGGAGGAGGCACTGGAGGCCGTGCGGGAGGCGCTGGAGCAGCACGGCCCCTTCGACGGGCTCCTGGGCTTCAGCCAGGGGGCGGCCCTAGTGGCCCTCGTCTGCGCCCTGGGCCAGGCCGGAGACCCCCGCTTCCCGCCGCCCCGTTTCGCCATCCTGGTCTCGGGTTTCCGGCCCCgagggccccggccggccccgcccctcctgcgGGCCCCCGTGGAGCTGCCTTCGCTGCACGTCCTGGGCGAGGCCGACCGGGTCATCCCCGCCCGGGAGAGCCGAGAACTGGCCGCCTGCTTCCCGGGGGCCGTCACCCTGGTCCACCCCGGGGGCCACTTCGTCCCGGCGGCCGCGCCCCAGCGGCAGGTCTACCTCAACTTCCTGGACCAGTTTGTGGACTGA